Proteins from a genomic interval of Streptomyces sp. NBC_01445:
- a CDS encoding LysR family transcriptional regulator has product MIDVQRLRVLRAVAKHGSFNQAAAALRLTPSAVSQQVAALERSLGAQVVARSTRGVTLTQAGQIMVGAAESVAAELEHAQQQIVELSTGRTQLAVATFTSGGRLLLPAALTQLMTAHPRTVLHVREGEPEDTLPLVRQGAVDLALAYHFDGPLPVGPGPSSSLEWTPLLEDPLHVVLPQGHRLANHDALDLADLAAEPWVLGCLKTEAYLRRIAEHAGFDPEIRGTTTDYFFARSLVAAGLGISLIPSIALAPEIPGLSTLPIKSPGPIRHIGVATISGRDRPHVTTFIHALREQAIQHNGN; this is encoded by the coding sequence TTGATCGATGTGCAGCGGCTCCGCGTCCTGCGGGCGGTGGCGAAGCACGGCAGCTTCAACCAGGCGGCCGCGGCTCTCCGCCTCACCCCCTCGGCCGTCTCCCAGCAGGTGGCTGCCCTGGAACGCAGCCTCGGTGCCCAGGTCGTCGCGCGCAGCACCCGAGGCGTCACCCTCACACAGGCCGGCCAGATCATGGTCGGCGCCGCCGAATCCGTCGCCGCGGAGCTCGAACATGCACAACAGCAGATCGTCGAGCTCAGCACTGGCCGCACCCAGCTCGCCGTCGCCACTTTCACCAGCGGCGGCAGGCTCCTGCTGCCCGCCGCTCTCACCCAGCTCATGACAGCCCATCCCCGCACCGTTCTCCACGTCAGGGAGGGCGAACCCGAGGACACCCTTCCACTCGTCCGTCAAGGCGCCGTGGACCTCGCCCTCGCCTACCACTTCGACGGCCCGCTCCCCGTCGGACCGGGCCCCAGCTCCAGCCTCGAGTGGACGCCGCTCCTGGAAGACCCCCTGCACGTCGTCCTGCCGCAGGGGCACCGACTCGCCAACCACGACGCGCTCGACCTCGCCGATCTGGCAGCCGAACCCTGGGTGCTCGGCTGCCTGAAGACCGAGGCATACCTGCGCCGCATCGCCGAGCACGCCGGCTTCGATCCGGAAATCCGCGGGACCACCACCGACTACTTCTTCGCCCGCTCCCTCGTCGCCGCAGGCCTGGGAATCTCCCTGATCCCCTCTATCGCACTCGCCCCCGAGATCCCGGGTCTAAGCACCCTCCCGATCAAGTCGCCGGGCCCGATCCGGCACATCGGCGTCGCCACAATCAGCGGCCGTGACCGGCCCCACGTCACGACGTTCATTCACGCTCTTCGCGAGCAAGCGATTCAGCACAACGGGAATTGA
- a CDS encoding cupin domain-containing protein: MEIIKGAGVWTHPGEAGHDWIEQLRTSDLSVGTYCIPVGGRDAQSPHTEDEIYVVTAGRAKIETPGRTDEVSPGTVIFVPAGEEHRFTEVAEDLVLLVVFGPAYGSRSTKP; encoded by the coding sequence ATGGAGATCATCAAGGGTGCAGGCGTGTGGACGCACCCCGGCGAAGCGGGCCATGACTGGATCGAGCAGCTACGGACGTCGGATCTGTCGGTGGGAACGTACTGCATCCCGGTCGGCGGGCGTGATGCCCAGAGCCCGCACACCGAGGATGAGATCTATGTCGTCACAGCCGGACGCGCCAAGATCGAAACACCAGGCCGAACGGACGAGGTGAGTCCCGGGACGGTGATCTTCGTGCCGGCAGGTGAAGAACATCGATTCACAGAAGTGGCCGAAGACCTGGTGCTGCTCGTGGTGTTCGGGCCTGCGTACGGCTCGCGCTCGACCAAGCCTTAG
- a CDS encoding fatty acid desaturase family protein: protein MTAIDPTAHLTAEQIEQLGRELDAIRDEVIADRGEKDAAYIRKVISAQRKLELVSRGVLLFSIFPPAWLLGTAGLSVAKIMDNMEIGHNILHGQWDWMRDPKIHSTTWEWDHVSPSEQWKHSHNELHHTYTNVIGKDNDLGYGIMRVDEDQRWHPFHLGQPLWNFLNACFFEYGIAAYDLELGKNLHKRRRKNPEFRARAKAVGRKIRKQVLKDYVIHPLLSGPSFLPTLAATFTANLVRNIWTHSVIMCGHFPEGVQVFERRSIRGETRGQWYLRQMMGSANISGSKAMHFMTGNLSHQIEHHLFPDLPSNRYAEVAVKVRALFEKYELEYVTGPLPKQVFSAWRKVFRLSLPNNKPKVKTPDREQELVAA from the coding sequence TTGACCGCCATCGACCCCACCGCCCACCTGACCGCGGAGCAGATCGAACAGCTGGGGCGCGAGCTGGACGCGATCCGCGACGAGGTGATCGCCGACCGCGGCGAGAAGGACGCCGCGTACATCCGCAAGGTCATCTCGGCGCAGCGCAAGCTCGAGCTGGTCAGCAGGGGCGTGCTGCTGTTCTCGATCTTCCCGCCCGCGTGGTTGCTCGGCACCGCCGGGCTGTCCGTGGCGAAGATCATGGACAACATGGAGATCGGCCACAACATCCTGCACGGCCAGTGGGACTGGATGCGGGACCCGAAGATCCACTCCACCACCTGGGAATGGGATCACGTCTCCCCTTCCGAGCAGTGGAAGCACTCGCACAACGAGCTGCACCACACGTACACCAACGTGATCGGCAAGGACAACGACCTCGGCTACGGCATCATGCGCGTCGACGAGGACCAGAGGTGGCACCCGTTCCACCTCGGCCAGCCGCTGTGGAACTTCCTCAACGCCTGCTTCTTCGAGTACGGCATCGCGGCGTACGACCTGGAGCTCGGCAAGAACCTGCACAAGCGCCGCCGCAAGAACCCGGAGTTCCGCGCGCGGGCCAAGGCCGTGGGCCGCAAGATCCGCAAGCAGGTGCTCAAGGACTACGTGATCCACCCGCTGCTGTCGGGCCCGTCGTTCCTCCCCACGCTCGCCGCCACGTTCACCGCGAACCTGGTCCGCAACATCTGGACCCACTCGGTGATCATGTGCGGGCACTTCCCCGAGGGGGTGCAGGTCTTCGAGCGCCGGTCGATCAGGGGCGAGACGCGCGGCCAGTGGTACCTGCGACAGATGATGGGCTCGGCGAACATCAGCGGCAGCAAGGCCATGCACTTCATGACCGGCAACCTGTCGCACCAGATCGAGCACCACCTGTTCCCGGACCTGCCGAGCAACCGGTACGCCGAGGTCGCGGTGAAGGTGCGCGCGCTGTTCGAGAAGTACGAGCTGGAGTACGTCACCGGCCCGCTGCCCAAGCAGGTGTTCTCCGCGTGGCGCAAGGTCTTCCGGCTCTCGCTGCCGAACAACAAGCCCAAGGTCAAAACGCCGGACCGCGAGCAGGAGCTCGTCGCCGCCTGA
- a CDS encoding ferredoxin reductase, with protein sequence MTSTALRSRAWKLLEMVTTPLLPSDYLDLVSPLRAGADLRGRIEAVHPETGDAATIVIRPGRGWRGHTAGQYMRIGVDVNGVRLWRAYSITSPTNRQDGRVTITVKAIPDGKVSNHLVRRAKPGTLIQLDQPTGDFVLPQAKPAKVLYLTAGSGITPVMGMLRDIEFDDVVMVHCAPQPQDVIFRNELHDLVADKKLRLTEVHTDTDGMLDIARLDGLVPDWAERETWACGPAGLLDAAEEHWTEFGVQERLHTERFRPSIVVAGDGGEVTFSATGKTVDADGATPLLDVGEEAGVLMPSGCRMGICFGCVTPLKSGAVRDLRTGEITEAEPGVLIQTCVSAAAGPCDIER encoded by the coding sequence ATGACGAGTACAGCCCTCCGCAGCAGGGCGTGGAAACTGCTGGAGATGGTCACGACGCCGCTGCTGCCGTCGGACTACCTCGACCTGGTCAGCCCGCTGCGTGCGGGCGCTGACCTTCGTGGGCGCATCGAGGCCGTGCACCCCGAGACGGGTGACGCCGCGACTATCGTGATCAGGCCGGGACGGGGCTGGCGCGGCCACACAGCCGGTCAGTACATGCGGATCGGGGTCGACGTCAACGGGGTGCGCCTGTGGCGTGCCTACTCCATCACCTCGCCGACAAACCGCCAGGACGGCCGCGTCACGATCACGGTGAAGGCGATCCCGGACGGCAAGGTCAGCAACCACCTGGTCCGCAGGGCGAAACCGGGCACGCTGATCCAGCTCGACCAGCCGACCGGTGACTTCGTGCTGCCGCAGGCCAAGCCCGCCAAGGTGCTCTACCTGACGGCCGGCAGCGGCATCACGCCCGTGATGGGCATGCTGCGCGACATCGAGTTCGACGACGTCGTCATGGTCCACTGCGCGCCACAGCCGCAAGACGTGATCTTCCGCAACGAACTGCACGACCTGGTCGCGGACAAGAAGCTGCGGCTCACCGAGGTGCACACCGACACAGACGGCATGCTCGACATCGCCCGTCTCGACGGACTCGTGCCCGACTGGGCCGAGCGCGAGACCTGGGCTTGCGGGCCCGCGGGCCTGCTCGACGCCGCCGAAGAGCACTGGACCGAGTTCGGCGTCCAAGAGCGCCTGCACACCGAACGCTTCCGCCCCAGCATCGTCGTCGCCGGCGACGGCGGCGAGGTCACGTTCAGCGCCACCGGCAAGACCGTCGACGCGGACGGCGCCACGCCGTTGCTGGACGTCGGCGAGGAGGCGGGCGTGCTCATGCCCTCCGGGTGCCGCATGGGCATCTGCTTCGGCTGCGTCACGCCGCTCAAGTCGGGCGCCGTCCGCGACCTGCGCACCGGCGAGATCACCGAGGCCGAGCCGGGCGTCCTCATCCAGACCTGTGTGTCCGCCGCGGCGGGCCCTTGCGACATCGAACGGTAG
- a CDS encoding helix-turn-helix domain-containing protein — MNHAIRRASELALDETTVTALRAALKTTADEIVQAIIDEVPPYANALSGRMGATIRRAVRTALGHYLDLASGNATGGDGGDAAYELGRGEVRDGRSMDALLSAYRVGARVAWRCLAAGAVPAGLPAAEVAKFAELTFAYIDELSAASAAGHADELAARGRAHERHLEHLARDLLAGASLDVLLASVQRAGWQPPDSLTAVLLPAAQARPAYRTLDPSTLVLDDLPDATGVLLVPDADRSRLLRQLTERTAVVGPARPWARASASYARAVRARSLSSDIRDTEDHLPELVLSADVDAFADLRARALAPLRTLPVATARRLEETLRAWLLHQGRRDEVAAALFVHPQTVRYRMSQLRELFPDLASPHRVLELTLAVGLQVS, encoded by the coding sequence GTGAACCATGCAATCCGGAGGGCCAGCGAACTGGCCCTGGACGAGACGACGGTCACCGCACTTCGGGCCGCGCTGAAGACCACCGCCGACGAGATCGTCCAGGCGATCATCGACGAGGTCCCTCCCTACGCCAACGCCCTTTCGGGCCGCATGGGCGCCACCATCCGCCGAGCAGTCCGCACCGCCCTGGGGCACTATCTGGACCTCGCGAGCGGGAACGCCACAGGCGGCGACGGCGGTGACGCGGCCTACGAGTTGGGCCGCGGCGAGGTGCGCGACGGCCGTTCGATGGACGCCCTCCTCAGCGCCTACCGCGTCGGCGCCCGCGTGGCCTGGCGATGCCTGGCAGCGGGTGCCGTACCCGCAGGTCTGCCCGCCGCCGAGGTCGCCAAGTTCGCCGAGCTGACCTTCGCCTACATCGACGAGCTCTCCGCCGCGAGCGCCGCGGGCCACGCCGACGAACTGGCCGCCCGGGGCAGGGCCCACGAGCGCCACCTGGAACACCTGGCCCGCGACCTCCTCGCCGGGGCGAGCCTGGACGTGCTGCTGGCCTCTGTACAACGGGCCGGGTGGCAGCCTCCGGATTCGCTGACCGCGGTCCTGCTGCCCGCCGCCCAGGCCCGGCCTGCCTATCGCACGCTCGACCCGAGCACCCTCGTCCTCGACGATCTGCCGGACGCCACCGGTGTGCTGCTCGTCCCCGATGCCGACCGGTCACGTCTCTTGCGGCAGCTGACCGAGCGCACCGCCGTGGTCGGCCCGGCCCGGCCATGGGCCCGTGCGTCCGCCTCGTACGCACGAGCCGTACGCGCGCGCTCCCTCTCCTCTGATATTCGCGACACCGAGGACCACCTGCCCGAGCTGGTGCTGAGCGCCGACGTGGACGCGTTCGCAGACCTGCGTGCCCGAGCCCTCGCACCGTTGCGGACCTTGCCTGTCGCGACCGCACGGCGGCTGGAGGAGACGTTGCGGGCGTGGCTGCTGCACCAGGGCAGGCGGGACGAGGTGGCGGCGGCGTTGTTCGTCCATCCCCAGACAGTCCGGTACCGGATGTCGCAGCTGCGGGAGCTGTTTCCGGATCTCGCATCGCCACACCGGGTCCTTGAACTGACGCTGGCGGTCGGTCTTCAGGTCAGCTGA
- a CDS encoding thioredoxin family protein: MAKRVHRPREDAEFNFILGMSGVPVFAYFTGAWPKAIEPCRVMDIVVGGIADDYMGRLTAVRTDITRCPAATERYGITGAPSYVLLKEGEAVAHGAGPMTIAEVRKFLDGHL, translated from the coding sequence ATGGCGAAGCGGGTTCACCGACCCCGTGAGGATGCGGAGTTCAATTTCATCCTCGGGATGAGCGGAGTTCCGGTCTTCGCATATTTCACCGGGGCATGGCCCAAGGCAATAGAGCCCTGCCGGGTGATGGACATCGTCGTGGGTGGCATCGCCGACGACTACATGGGCCGCCTGACGGCCGTCCGCACCGACATCACGCGTTGTCCGGCCGCAACCGAGCGATACGGGATCACCGGAGCCCCGTCCTACGTCCTGCTGAAGGAGGGAGAGGCGGTGGCGCACGGCGCGGGGCCCATGACCATTGCCGAGGTACGGAAGTTCCTGGACGGTCATCTCTGA
- a CDS encoding TetR/AcrR family transcriptional regulator, with protein MSHHHAPSARETPTKPLRRDAQRNRDAIVAAARTAFSEQGLGASLEGVAREAGVAIGTLYRHFPTRLDLVEALFNAKYTELLTAAEEAAAMDDAWEGFCRYLEKLCKLQACDRAFNDLVSARLPLHVAGREMYERTKELCIQIMRNAQEQGVLRGDVTAQDIAFVIWSQAGIIQATRTIAPQAWRRHLHLMLDAFRTEGAHELPEPPLTSQQVDQTLVTLECTEEGCREQS; from the coding sequence ATGAGCCACCACCACGCCCCGTCCGCGAGGGAGACACCGACGAAACCCCTGCGCCGTGACGCACAGCGCAACAGGGACGCGATCGTGGCCGCCGCCCGCACGGCCTTCTCCGAGCAGGGCCTCGGGGCGTCCCTGGAGGGCGTCGCCCGCGAGGCCGGCGTCGCGATCGGCACGCTCTACCGCCACTTCCCCACCCGGCTCGACCTGGTCGAAGCACTCTTCAACGCGAAGTACACGGAACTGCTCACCGCCGCGGAAGAAGCCGCGGCCATGGACGATGCCTGGGAGGGGTTCTGCCGCTACCTGGAGAAGCTCTGCAAGCTGCAGGCCTGCGACCGCGCCTTCAACGACCTGGTCTCGGCACGGCTGCCCCTTCACGTGGCCGGCCGCGAGATGTACGAACGCACCAAGGAACTCTGCATCCAGATCATGCGCAACGCCCAGGAACAGGGCGTCCTGCGCGGCGACGTCACCGCGCAGGACATCGCCTTCGTGATCTGGTCCCAGGCCGGGATCATCCAGGCCACACGCACCATCGCCCCCCAAGCCTGGCGCCGCCACCTCCACCTGATGCTCGACGCCTTCCGCACCGAGGGCGCCCACGAACTGCCCGAACCTCCTCTGACCAGCCAGCAGGTCGACCAGACCCTCGTCACTCTCGAGTGCACCGAAGAGGGCTGCCGCGAGCAGTCCTGA